From the genome of Magnolia sinica isolate HGM2019 chromosome 12, MsV1, whole genome shotgun sequence:
CCGGCAAAGGCTCGGTCGGTAAAGGTTTTACCGACGGCTAGTACCTTTTACCGGCAGTTTTACAGGCCGCCAGGAAAACAGAAAAAgctatggataaaatccgtagcagtagatatgccttttggatttgatccgtagccatagagcatAAATAATAGTGAATATTATAGGAAATCTGCTATCCAAACTATTGAACCTCTTTTCATTCTACTTCCTGTTGCATTTATgaatggtttgttttttttttcaatgttgcTAGTGATTTTCAAGTGTAGGTGCCCATTAATGTGAGAAAGATAATATTTGGAAGCATTCGAAAGCTAAAGGTCACCAGATTCACCAGCCAATCTTGTTCCGTCGTCCCAACCTGGCATGCACAAGCGTGAGATCCAGACAGTCCTTAGATTCCTCAACTCTTTTCCAAGcagcctgaaaaaaaaaaaaaaaaaaaaaaaaaaaaaaaacagattaacaaatgaaaaacaaaattagaaagaagaagaagctgattAAGAAAAATGTGAAACAAGAAACAATCTGGAGGGGGATGCAACGGTATGGATCAGATCTACATATGTAAATGTGTGCCAACAAAGagctaaaagaaaaaagaagaaacgaaGAAAGAATCTAAATCTGTCTACGAAAACTGCAGTTAATGGGCTAGCTTTACATAGATTCAGATGTAATTTCCCGTTGAAAAAATATTGGTATTATAAGCAACTCAGTATCATCAATTTGTCAATTAAAACCAAAAGATAGCTTCAAATGATCAAACACCAATACAATACTTTGATTGCTCTTTATTTCATAGTAACAAGAAGATAACATCTGCAAGGATACAAAATCGAATCAAAGAATATAGAGAAGAAATGATCGAATTCCAAAACGAATTCCCAACGTGCCAAATCACTAGACAACATCAATTCTCCAACCACGCATGAGAACAAAAATCCTCAACAAAGCAGAAAGCtgtccaaaaaaagaaaatcaagatgatgaaaACAAGATTCAGCAGAACATTCTACTGGGGAAAAAAACttgtggacattcaaaaccatatgaaaataaataaataaataaataaaattaccaGATGAAAAGCCTAGATTACAACACTGGGATGATCTTATTCGAAGAAAGGAGAACTTACCAGTTTTAACTCTGCCAATGATCAAGTAATATCTCCACCTAATGTGATCTTGAATTGTGAATTCTCTCTATATCGAACTCGAAAGTGGGAAGTGGGCCTTTGTGATTTCAATTTCTATTTTATACTTTGATGAGAAACtaaagaaaaagattaaaaatgaAAACCCACCAGGGAAGGGAGGTATGCTTTTGGCAGAGAAAGAGATGCAAaaggttagagagagagagagagaatagtccATTTGGTGGGGAGGTATGCTTTTAGCAGTGATGAATATAGTctttccagagagagagagagagagagagagagatttcctaTATTCCATTGGTTTGAAAGTGAATAGCAGTGATGTCAAGCACGAGAGAGATTTCCTATATTCCATTGGTTTGAAAGTGAATAGCAGTGATGTCAAGCACCAACATTACGACTGACATCTGACAATAGCctaagcaggaaaaaaaaaatgaaattcaacaagTGAAGCCAGCCTGACAACTGAAACTCCCCACCAAAtggaattctaaaaaaaaaaaagtgttcttGAAAAGCTTAATGCATGCCGATAGGATTTATCTATTAAGAAGTGATCTGCATCCAAATCAATGAAGGCCGATGGATCATCTTTACTCAATCAATGAAAAGATTTCTCAATTAGTATTGTCTTCTCCATCAGGAACGGAATCAGCACAGGATTCCCAATGCAATACAGATTCAACAGACTGAAATAAAATCTGGGATAGCAGCAGTTCAAACACTACTAGAGCTCATGAGAATGCAAAAGTTATTTACTACTAGAGCTCatgaagtttcagatcaatcagAAACTAAACTACTAGTAGAATCCCATGCTTCTTCACACTGtcaacctaaaaacaaaacatcCCATTTAGTATCATTTTAAGAAGGTTTCTAATACATCGAAGAACAAAAAATCAGTAACGGTGTGTTTGggtgcactaaatatcatgaaatttcataatatttcattattaatcagtctagttTAGTGCAAAACATCaagaaatttcattatatttggtgcaaccaaatgcaccctataTATAAACaactttttggaaaataaaaaaacagaaacACTGAATATTTCTCTCTTCTGATTCAAATTCCCAACACAAAACCAAATGGCATTCCAGGTTACTTGAATAGCGGCTTCATTCTTACAAGCATCATTTTTTCACTAGGATAGTTTCAATCCTTAGAACATGTAATCAAAGACAAAAACTTTGTAAAGAATTTAAGCTCTCTAAGAGATTTGAACACAAAgttataaaatgaaaaaaagcAAACCTCCGAGTCATGATTCAATTCACCCCAACAATCATCTGATAAAGCAAGAAATTGTAGATTTGATTAACCATCATTCAATAATGCAAGTAGTTTTTACAAaacaatagtgcatccaaacacaccctaaaacaACTGGAAAACACTTGTGTTCCTCGCAACCCTAAATTCACATGATATGGCTTGCCTGAGTTTCGGAATACCTGCGATTTTTTGTCATTCTTTCATCCTGATGAGGCATATCAGATAAATGTATTGGATTGCATCTAAACACCAAGGGTGCCCAACAGAAAACTAATGGGGACATCCATGccaaccacaggaaacagtagttattgaacgcccgccattaaagactttctaaggcccactgtaatgtttatttgccatccaacttcttcttaggtcatacagactaggacgaatggaaaacacaaatatcagcttgatccaaagcattTAGCCtgatgaaggttttaatggtgggagttcaatcaccactatttctcattcaacttgatatttgaatgtgcctaattttttggctaattccctgaaatgatttgaaaaaatggatggacagcatggatgaaacaaatacatcatgatgggtccacatataactgaattgattaagtacttgtaagtaaaaaagttacttataactaatcataaacaaaacttacttatctgaaataagttacttatctactgctgtaaaatagaaaaagtaacttgTTTGGCGgtatccaaacagggccttaatcataaattcatacttgccaaaaaaaaaaaaagtagaatagATTTGAAGTGTGTAAGAGAAGTTGTATTCATTAAGTATATGCAGATACAACTATCTGCATATCCTGTCTTTTATCGAAATTCCTTTCAAGGCAACATAGGTCGTGCTGCTATATGATTCAAAACCATCCAAGATTTTCAAACTTAGTTTCTAGAATCCAAACATATACAACGAACTATCACACTATACACATACATGATCAACCATTATCATGGTAATGAAACACTCTTAAACTGCAATTAAACGAAGAAAGCATAAGAAAATAAATACATAGCGAAGAAGGGAAAGACTCACCATTTCTACTTTCTTTCAATTTATGTTTGGGAATTTCTAACCTCCAAAGCACCCGAGGATCTTCTTCGGCACATGCCCGGTATCACTCATCTGGTGTTTTTTCAGCAACATGGCCCATCTGCATTgggtcaaaataaatgaatggcctggatcttgtaCAAGTGCCCCTCGAGTAAGAAGATTGAAGGCTTGATTAACATACTTAGCTATGAGTGTTTAGCATTGGATCATTCCTCTACATCTAATGAAAAAGCATAACTTTCTTACCTCTTATCTTTTTTAGCTGAGCTTCCACAGAAGCCTTCTTTGTGTTCTCCCATGATCTGATCGCCGACAGCTTCTTCTGGGCCCTGTTTAAAAGAGTTAGCACGTTCAATACCCCGGCATTAAGGAATGATCAAATCACTTCAACTCAATAAACAAAAACACAAACAGGAAAAGCTGGAGAAAAAACTTTAATTTGTAATGAACGTTACAGTAATAACCTGGGACTGACTGTTGCAATTGAATTAGGTTTTTTCAACATCATGTAAATGCAATTTTCCAACATTTTCAATTTCATCAGCTTAAGGTTTATAGTAACACACCCACATGAATGGCCTAAAGCTCAAGCCGAATGTGTAGGAAATGTAGATATTTGAGTGGACTGTTATAGGTCTTGAAAATTATTTAGCTACTCCTCTAAATATAAAACATAAGCAACTTAAGAAATGTATAATAGGAAATGTCCATTTTGATTTTGAACTCGATGACGCGTGATGCTGCAGCCTAGGAGTTGGTTCCACGAAAGCccaagagtgggccccacaagctgttTGATCAGAGATTAGGGGGCCCTTCAATAACAATCCAATATAGAGTTGAGTAATTGGTCAGGCTTTTTTGTATTAAAAAATCTCATGTGGTCAGACATTTCAAGCAATTGATCAACATTTCAGATAACCaatttccacaaaaaaaaaaaaaaaaaggaaattttttcTGACTTGAGGTGCTTCCATGAGGTAATGCTTGCGGAAATCAACTTGGAGCTGGTACGATTCATTGGTGagaaacagagtctggttgaggAATTTTGTCAAACATGTAGAATAGCATGAAATTCAACCTGCACTGCATCTTCCCTTCACAATGCTCCAATTTTTCATTTATGGCACACTCTTACTTTTTGTGCCCAAACACAATAGTGATAGTTCTCTAAAATTTCAACTAACCTGATGATGCATTCGGACCCGAAGTTTATTCATCTCTGTGAAGTTCTGAAGTACAAATTCCATAACATCATTAGCAGTGTTAGCATCCCTGTAGGAAGACAATGGACAGGGTATAGAGCATTTTATCAGCGATCTACAAAAAGATATCATTCATTTATCAAGatatctacaccatatatcacataagaaccttagatctgacaagaaatcaaggaaaatcaaagtAGAAGGGCAGAAAACGTAGACATCGCAGGAAAAAGATCTCAGATCTGAGGAAAACTCACTGACCTGGATGTTTAGATTTCCAAAAGGCATTGTTCTGGAAATTGTGTAAATACATTCTAAGACTAGTGAATcagatttcaagattgaagtaCAGCCATAGTTGTCTTGTCATCTagcaacaaaacaagtcagtagACTAAGATGAAACATAAACAAAATGAGTTGGGAGAAGTAAACTAAAATTCCATTCATCATTCGGTCATAAAAGAATTACATGCATATATACTTTTTCCCAAGCAAATTAACCCTGATTTAGTATTAAACATTCTTCATTCTAATTAGGATAATCCATTttaacaaaatatttttaaaatgacAAATTATCTAAATCCCATCATACTACTCTTACCTAATTCCATCATAATAGTTCATTTAAATGATATCAGAGTCACAAGTAAGAAAAATGACATAAAGAGTCCATGATATTTGATTGTTTGAGAGCTATATCAATAGGCTTTCAAAACGGGACCATTTTTTTTTGTCATTCAGACATCatctggggcccacaaaactgtATGGACGGTTTTTTAGAACACACGTCTACCTTTTATAAACATTTTAAAAATGACCTTTGGGGACGATTTGCAATCCCTGGATTTTGTAAGCCAGTTAAACAGGTGAATTTATAGATCATGATTTGAACACCCCAAAATCGAGGTTGCCAGACATGAGAATAGGCCCTGCAACCGTGTTGAAATCCCAGTTACCAAATTGACAAACAACCCTACGCATCTGATCAGGACAGAAACACAAAACAGAGTCCCATCCATCTATAAAACGAACAGATTATTAAAACTCTAAAACAGAGTCCTATCCGTCTATATTTTGTTATTTAGCGGTTCTCCTCATGTGGCTAACCTATTATAACGATTTCACATtcacttaataggttggaagtaCTTATCCATTGGGTAGACCATACATTGTAGGCTGAACAATTAGACTTAAAACCTCCTCTAAatgagaaggtctcaagtccaactccAACTGCTCGGACTCTTTAATTACTTTCAAAAGGGCACACAGCTTAAAAATTACAAAGTATTATTTGCCTGATTTATTAGTTCCATTTAATTAGTATTATTCACCTTTCTCAAGTCCTTTTTCAAGTAATCCACATATAAAGCAATCTGATTTATGGATCAGTGAGGATTGCCAATTTCTATGTTCTAAATTGTCTTTGAAAGTTTTTATTATCTATATTTTATTGATAAAGACATATTTAAGtcaattttttattgaaaaaagtcATTTAATTTCAAAACATATAGAGTTTTAAACCTTTTTTAATCAATTCATAGGTTCCTTTCAAAATGGAGTTTTGTTAATCTagcaaattttcttatttttgtaaaAGGTAGGATACACCCCTAAGAAATTTTATTAAGACAGAAAAGAATGCTTTACATccgttgaagggaaaaaaaactggGTCACACCCATCACATATCACCTAGCCACAAAATATATACAAAGGCAGCTTACATATATTAATTGCATGCATGGCTACTTGCCTCCCCAGCCATATAACCATGCTAAACCAACCACAAAAACCTGCAAGCTATGAAAATATTTAAACACCCCAAGACCCTGAGAAAGAACACATCCAGCACAGAATCCCTAAAAacatcatatgatccttaagcaAGCCAATCAGGACACTTGAAGAGAAAGCTAAGACCTACGAAACAACCGATTAGAAAAAAGAAACATAGGCGATCACAGATACCCACCGACACCCAAGTAGAACCCAGCCAATAAAACAAAAACTTCAACCAATCTAGGCCTTCCCAGCATCCTTATCATTCATGCACCTGGCTGAAAGCTTCATGCTGCAACTATAACAAGGTCATTGCTTTGAATGTAGGGAAAACTTACTACAGTGAAGGCAGGAGAGCAACAGCAATAGAGAGAGCTGCCGAAGGATCTGGGGACTAGCATTCTCAACATGTCACAGCATTTCCCAAAATACTTCTACCAAATTATCAATGTCAAAAGAATAATGCAATAGAGAACTaaaagatttttctttttctattgataACTAAAAGTTGCATTTTCACTCACCAGATTTTGTTTTCGCTAGTGTACATTTCAATTAAATACAAGAAACATGAAACCAGGAGATCACCTTCATGAGAGGATGCCAAGCTATCATAAGGAATGATGACTTCAGATGTTAGAGTAGCTGGGTCTTACTTCATTCAATATGTTGTGCTTCTCCGCTACCATATGATAAGACAGAAAAATCAAGTGATGAAATTGCAAGATCTGGAGAAATCGGAAGAGTTCGATTCGTTCTACCTTAGATAATGAGACACGAGATTCACGAATCCAGATTTCTCATTTTcactgcaaaaataaaaaataaaaaatcaaatcaaatcgtgttgagccatttcatcaaatagttaGCATTCATGAAATCTGAAAGAGCGAcagaaagagacagagagaggaagagatcaaACC
Proteins encoded in this window:
- the LOC131221542 gene encoding uncharacterized protein LOC131221542 gives rise to the protein MISFCRSLIKCSIPCPLSSYRDANTANDVMEFVLQNFTEMNKLRVRMHHQTLFLTNESYQLQVDFRKHYLMEAPQGPEEAVGDQIMGEHKEGFCGSSAKKDKRWAMLLKKHQMSDTGHVPKKILGCFGGCLEKS